Proteins from one Dioscorea cayenensis subsp. rotundata cultivar TDr96_F1 unplaced genomic scaffold, TDr96_F1_v2_PseudoChromosome.rev07_lg8_w22 25.fasta BLBR01000032.1, whole genome shotgun sequence genomic window:
- the LOC120253305 gene encoding putative UDP-glucuronate:xylan alpha-glucuronosyltransferase 3 isoform X1, with the protein MRGLMGVSGRLVEARHRLAGTTHVDASKRRSFRSGDLKETDKSMGSPERSSSCKIHSLKLVLGIIIFGTLLMLFHCPAAYHSDNSMNVGSRSKIVDVGWIWERTTPDSRYVSDLDINWVDISKVIQKLDGRRGKLKIGLLNFNVTEVNYWQQLLTRSESTIVHLDHANSSLTWEELYPEWIDEEEESEVPTCPHLPKPKVPGRPQFDLIAVKLPCDKSGNWSRDVARLHLQLATAELAAEFVNVKRSVHVLLVTDCFPIPNLFTCKDLVKREGNAWLYRPDTGVLMEKLKLPVGSCKLSLPLKAEVRPYSQNVYREAYATILHSANVYVCGAITAAQSIRLSGSKRDLVILVDETISEHHKEGLEAAGWKIRTIQRIRNPKAERDAYNEWNYSKFRLWQLTDYDKIIFIDADLLILRNIDFLFTFPEITATGNNGTLFNSGVMVIEPSNCTFHLLMDHINEIESYNGGDQGYLNEIFTWWHRIPRHMNFLKHFWMGDEQEIKDMKTKLFGSEPPVLYVLHYLGIKPWLCYRDYDCNWNIDILQEFASDVAHARWWKVHDTMPEYLQNFCLLRSKQKAQLEWDRRQAKKANYTDGHWKRNITDPRLYTCFEEFCFWESMLWHWGDPNWSDNQPTSSTPTLHHL; encoded by the exons ATGAGAGGGCTAATGGGTGTGTCTGGTAGGCTTGTGGAAGCCAGGCATAGATTAGCTGGAACAACTCA TGTTGATGCAAGCAAAAGAAGATCGTTTAGGAGCGGTGATTTGAAAGAAACCGACAAGTCTATGGGCTCACCAGAAAGGAGTTCAAGCTGCAAGATTCATTCCTTAAAGCTTGTTCTAGGAATTATTATATTTGGCACCCTTCTGATGCTTTTTCACTGTCCAGCAGCTTATCATAGCGATAATTCAATGAATGTTGGTTCTCG GTCCAAGATTGTAGATGTTGGATGGATATGGGAGAGAACAACTCCTGATTCAAGATATGTTTCAGATTTAGATATTAATTGGGTTGATATTTCAAAAGTCATCCAGAAACTGGATGGTAGAAGAGGAAAACTAAAGATTGGCTTACTAAATTTCAATGTAACTGAGGTCAATTACTGGCAGCAACTGTTAACTCGGTCCGAATCTACTATTGTGCATTTAGACCATGCTAACAGCAGTCTTACATGGGAAGAATTATATCCTGAATGGATTGATGAGGAAGAGGAGTCTGAAGTGCCTACTTGTCCTCATCTTCCGAAGCCTAAGGTCCCCGGTAGGCCACAATTTGATCTCATTGCTGTTAAGCTTCCTTGTGACAAGTCAGGGAACTGGTCGAGGGATGTTGCTCGGTTACATCTGCAGCTTGCTACTGCTGAACTTGCCGCAGAATTTGTGAATGTTAAGCGCTCTGTTCATGTGCTACTTGTTACTGATTGTTTTCCGATCCCAAACCTCTTCACATGCAAGGACCTTGTCAAGAGGGAAGGAAATGCTTGGCTATACAGGCCTGACACTGGAGTGTTAATGGAGAAGCTTAAGCTTCCAGTTGGATCATGCAAGCTCTCACTTCCTCTTAAAGCAGAAG TGCGGCCATACTCTCAGAATGTATACAGAGAAGCTTATGCAACCATACTTCACTCGGCAAATGTGTATGTCTGTGGAGCCATTACTGCTGCGCAAAGTATTCGGCTATCTGGATCAAAAAGGGACCTTGTAATACTTGTGGATGAAACGATAAGTGAGCATCACAAAGAAGGCCTTGAAGCTGCAGGGTGGAAGATAAGGACAATCCAGAGGATCCGAAATCCAAAGGCAGAGCGAGACGCATACAATGAGTGGAACTACAGCAAGTTCCGACTCTGGCAGCTTACCGACTATGATAAGATCATATTCATCGATGCTGATCTTTTGATCTTGAGAAACATAGATTTCCTCTTCACCTTTCCAGAAATTACGGCAACAGGCAACAATGGTACTCTATTCAACTCTGGCGTGATGGTCATTGAACCTTCCAATTGCACTTTCCATTTACTAATGGATCATATCAATGAGATCGAGTCTTACAACGGCGGTGATCAGGGTTACTTGAATGAGATTTTCACATGGTGGCATCGTATTCCCCGGCACATGAACTTTCTAAAGCATTTCTGGATGGGCGAtgagcaagaaataaaagatatgaAGACCAAGTTGTTTGGGTCAGAGCCACCGGTCCTCTATGTTCTTCACTACCTCGGCATCAAACCGTGGCTCTGCTACCGGGACTACGATTGCAACTGGAATATCGACATCTTACAAGAGTTTGCAAGTGATGTTGCTCACGCAAGATGGTGGAAGGTGCACGACACAATGCCGGAATACTTGCAGAACTTTTGTCTTCTAAGATCGAAACAGAAAGCGCAGTTAGAGTGGGATCGAAGGCAAGCCAAGAAAGCAAACTACACAGACGGTCACTGGAAGCGCAACATAACCGATCCCCGGCTTTATACTTGTTTCGAAGAGTTCTGTTTCTGGGAGAGCATGTTATGGCATTGGGGTGATCCTAATTGGTCTGATAATCAACCTACCAGTAGCACCCCAACTCTTCACCATTTGTGA
- the LOC120253305 gene encoding putative UDP-glucuronate:xylan alpha-glucuronosyltransferase 3 isoform X2 produces MSKIVDVGWIWERTTPDSRYVSDLDINWVDISKVIQKLDGRRGKLKIGLLNFNVTEVNYWQQLLTRSESTIVHLDHANSSLTWEELYPEWIDEEEESEVPTCPHLPKPKVPGRPQFDLIAVKLPCDKSGNWSRDVARLHLQLATAELAAEFVNVKRSVHVLLVTDCFPIPNLFTCKDLVKREGNAWLYRPDTGVLMEKLKLPVGSCKLSLPLKAEVRPYSQNVYREAYATILHSANVYVCGAITAAQSIRLSGSKRDLVILVDETISEHHKEGLEAAGWKIRTIQRIRNPKAERDAYNEWNYSKFRLWQLTDYDKIIFIDADLLILRNIDFLFTFPEITATGNNGTLFNSGVMVIEPSNCTFHLLMDHINEIESYNGGDQGYLNEIFTWWHRIPRHMNFLKHFWMGDEQEIKDMKTKLFGSEPPVLYVLHYLGIKPWLCYRDYDCNWNIDILQEFASDVAHARWWKVHDTMPEYLQNFCLLRSKQKAQLEWDRRQAKKANYTDGHWKRNITDPRLYTCFEEFCFWESMLWHWGDPNWSDNQPTSSTPTLHHL; encoded by the exons AT GTCCAAGATTGTAGATGTTGGATGGATATGGGAGAGAACAACTCCTGATTCAAGATATGTTTCAGATTTAGATATTAATTGGGTTGATATTTCAAAAGTCATCCAGAAACTGGATGGTAGAAGAGGAAAACTAAAGATTGGCTTACTAAATTTCAATGTAACTGAGGTCAATTACTGGCAGCAACTGTTAACTCGGTCCGAATCTACTATTGTGCATTTAGACCATGCTAACAGCAGTCTTACATGGGAAGAATTATATCCTGAATGGATTGATGAGGAAGAGGAGTCTGAAGTGCCTACTTGTCCTCATCTTCCGAAGCCTAAGGTCCCCGGTAGGCCACAATTTGATCTCATTGCTGTTAAGCTTCCTTGTGACAAGTCAGGGAACTGGTCGAGGGATGTTGCTCGGTTACATCTGCAGCTTGCTACTGCTGAACTTGCCGCAGAATTTGTGAATGTTAAGCGCTCTGTTCATGTGCTACTTGTTACTGATTGTTTTCCGATCCCAAACCTCTTCACATGCAAGGACCTTGTCAAGAGGGAAGGAAATGCTTGGCTATACAGGCCTGACACTGGAGTGTTAATGGAGAAGCTTAAGCTTCCAGTTGGATCATGCAAGCTCTCACTTCCTCTTAAAGCAGAAG TGCGGCCATACTCTCAGAATGTATACAGAGAAGCTTATGCAACCATACTTCACTCGGCAAATGTGTATGTCTGTGGAGCCATTACTGCTGCGCAAAGTATTCGGCTATCTGGATCAAAAAGGGACCTTGTAATACTTGTGGATGAAACGATAAGTGAGCATCACAAAGAAGGCCTTGAAGCTGCAGGGTGGAAGATAAGGACAATCCAGAGGATCCGAAATCCAAAGGCAGAGCGAGACGCATACAATGAGTGGAACTACAGCAAGTTCCGACTCTGGCAGCTTACCGACTATGATAAGATCATATTCATCGATGCTGATCTTTTGATCTTGAGAAACATAGATTTCCTCTTCACCTTTCCAGAAATTACGGCAACAGGCAACAATGGTACTCTATTCAACTCTGGCGTGATGGTCATTGAACCTTCCAATTGCACTTTCCATTTACTAATGGATCATATCAATGAGATCGAGTCTTACAACGGCGGTGATCAGGGTTACTTGAATGAGATTTTCACATGGTGGCATCGTATTCCCCGGCACATGAACTTTCTAAAGCATTTCTGGATGGGCGAtgagcaagaaataaaagatatgaAGACCAAGTTGTTTGGGTCAGAGCCACCGGTCCTCTATGTTCTTCACTACCTCGGCATCAAACCGTGGCTCTGCTACCGGGACTACGATTGCAACTGGAATATCGACATCTTACAAGAGTTTGCAAGTGATGTTGCTCACGCAAGATGGTGGAAGGTGCACGACACAATGCCGGAATACTTGCAGAACTTTTGTCTTCTAAGATCGAAACAGAAAGCGCAGTTAGAGTGGGATCGAAGGCAAGCCAAGAAAGCAAACTACACAGACGGTCACTGGAAGCGCAACATAACCGATCCCCGGCTTTATACTTGTTTCGAAGAGTTCTGTTTCTGGGAGAGCATGTTATGGCATTGGGGTGATCCTAATTGGTCTGATAATCAACCTACCAGTAGCACCCCAACTCTTCACCATTTGTGA